A stretch of Podospora bellae-mahoneyi strain CBS 112042 chromosome 5, whole genome shotgun sequence DNA encodes these proteins:
- a CDS encoding hypothetical protein (EggNog:ENOG503P2Q2; COG:S), with protein MASNNLPAGAFFTSIEGRRCTAIPKVAVASPDVNTPAPVQTTPPPAIIEVQPTPTPEPAPAETTAVVVVGAGDNRADPAANDGNEVEQEIVAPSTTSSPPAVINSPIITPPSPAPESVQVVQAPAEISPPPVAPPPPVSSLSPLPIVLQPDAGANLQSFTVIAELAPSQQFMVEPSATRNSQTDNRVIASSTNALPGTSETDSSDSLSRPPGVFPDGGPAATPVSPTIGGVPPQGTAGGGAFPDTDMTAGSSGASNSNAVQSTLAVAGGVIGGVVALSILAFFFWWWRRRMLRKRRSTLLTPLDATSFDRHEKGGPYIIQRGSIGPTPVSEKVKAALGINFNKFRAHVRNKTGGSSSHSVNLDRGTSQFIDANDIAHSRNGSAGVNTRGGEASARDRFVDFFSRMKPDIGFKNRDPASDNLAAMGNYNATAEKNAMANNLPSQNQQQPDFLTLLGMDESELDHEAQRRRGSLSRNNRRSTSSTDHFLSGLNPFSSSTSQNNNNNNNNNNNPFSDANAVTLPPRSSAQPPPLNPFSDANAIGKPTTYISDIRRSRGQSFTTTGGPPREQSTLYRDSIRDSFTTTVTTTTIPGRNKFRSDPFDLERPEFLGMGNIPPPILIEGKKASIISSTAGTVGTGSVSGSVVIRKPQSAVVVKRGQRAESFSSKYSSGVSSLGGFEEGGGWRDPGPDVGPAVVARGGSPTTGTGGWRDEEEGGMERIRRVGTGGSGRSVGKAI; from the coding sequence ATGGCATCAAACAACCTCCCAGCGGGAGCATTCTTCACATCGAtcgaggggaggagatgtaCGGCAATACCCAAGGTGGCAGTTGCGTCGCCCGACGTGAACACGCCAGCCCCCGTCCAGACgacaccgccgccagccaTCATCGAGGTCCAGCCGACGCCGACGCCCGAGCCAGCACCAGCCGAGACGACAGCAGTGGTAGTGGTAGGGGCAGGAGACAACAGAGCAGATCCTGCTGCCAATGATGGCAATGAAGTAGAGCAAGAGATTGTTGCTCCAAGTACGACGAGCTCCCCCCCGGCTGTCATCAACTCACCCATCATTACACCTCCCAGCCCAGCGCCAGAATCGGTGCAAGTGGTACAGGCACCAGCCGAGATCTCTCCGCCGCCGGTCGCccccccgccgccggtgTCGTCGTTGTCTCCTCTGCCTATTGTACTCCAGCCTGATGCTGGCGCTAATCTCCAGTCCTTCACTGTCATTGCAGAACTTGCCCCGTCTCAGCAGTTCATGGTTGAGCCGTCTGCCACGCGGAACAGTCAGACTGATAACAGAGTAATAGCCTCTTCTACCAATGCGCTGCCAGGGACTTCGGAGACGGACAGTTCGGATTCTCTATCGCGTCCCCCGGGAGTCTTTCCTGATGGgggcccagcagcaacaccggTCTCGCCCACCATTGGGGGCGTGCCGCCTCAGGGCacggctggtggtggagccTTTCCCGATACCGACATGACAGCAGGTTCATCAGGAGCTTCCAACAGCAACGCAGTGCAATCAACCTTGGCCGTGGCAGGAGGTGTCATCGGAGGTGTGGTTGCCCTCAGCATactggccttcttcttctggtggtggaggcgtcGGATGCTCAGGAAAAGACGGAGCACTCTTCTGACTCCGCTCGATGCGACCTCCTTTGACAGACACGAAAAAGGGGGCCCCTATATCATCCAGCGAGGGAGCATCGGTCCAACCCCAGTGAGCGAGAAAGTCAAGGCGGCCCTGGGGATCAACTTCAACAAGTTCCGCGCCCACGTCAGAAACAAGACAGGAGGCAGCAGCTCGCACTCGGTCAACCTGGACCGGGGCACGTCGCAGTTCATCGACGCGAACGACATCGCCCACAGCAGGAACGGCTCAGCAGGAGTCAACACCCGCGGAGGTGAAGCATCAGCCAGAGACCGATTCGTCGACTTCTTCTCCCGGATGAAACCCGATATTGGCTTCAAGAACCGAGACCCGGCAAGTGACAACCTAGCAGCGATGGGCAACTACAACGCCACCGCGGAGAAGAACGCCATGGCCAACAACCTGCCCAgccaaaaccaacaacaacccgaCTTTCTGACCCTGCTAGGAATGGACGAATCCGAACTCGACCACGAAGCCCAACGCCGCCGCGGGTCACTGTCGCGCAACAACCGGAGGAGCACCTCTAGCACAGATCACTTCCTCTCCGGACTcaaccccttttcttcctccacctcccaaaacaacaacaacaacaacaacaacaacaacaaccccttcagCGACGCCAACGccgtcaccctccctccccgctcCTCAGCCCAACCCCCGCCGTTGAACCCCTTCTCCGACGCCAACGCCATAGGCAAACCAACAACCTACATATCCGACATCCGCCGCTCCCGAGGCCAATCTTTTACTACCACCGGTGGTCCCCCCCGCGAACAATCAACCCTATACCGCGACAGCATCCGcgactccttcaccaccacagtaacaacaaccaccatcccggGCCGCAACAAATTCCGCTCTGACCCCTTTGACCTTGAAAGGCCAGAGTTCCTCGGCATGGGGAATATACCCCCTCCTATCCTGATTGAAGGGAAAAAGGCGAGCATTATTTCGTCTACGGCAGGGACGGTAGGGACAGGGAGCGTGAGTGGGAGTGTGGTTATTAGGAAGCCGCagtcggcggtggtggtgaaaaggGGCCAGAGGGCGGAGAGCTTTTCGAGCAAGTACTCTAGTGGGGTGAGTagtttgggggggtttgaggaaggtggggggtggagggatcCCGGGCCGGATGTTGGGCCAGCGGTTGTGGCTAGGGGTGGGAGTCCGACTACTGGGACGGGTGGAtggagggatgaggaggagggggggatggagaggattAGGAGGGTGGGGActggggggagtgggaggagtgtTGGGAAGGCGATTTAG
- a CDS encoding hypothetical protein (EggNog:ENOG503P094) encodes MFGSLHTLIPAAPVLSNIKPEDIPPPTPINFPQCYPQVQNDDQQQTDSAPEGRARKPVTKLLQSIVRPTDLSISHLEALGVHVVPDSPPQELVPDPSFIPDFAAWDALSGEEAHLKNESTRKRLNNGALSPGCQTYLDRKRELSIDNDAAYRTVRRLPAPKGQPQARLGNAYEFYRHLELFTSYWDDTSKPTPPGPKPAETTSSETASGAESDAKEKEDDANTPKKAQYFRTFSGDKMPPDYRGGMVTAFLKLVAYDFGCNVTSPRVEPRLLITTNQSSPRSRSSYFTSGCTFLFRSPTTREAARAGVVEGPLATVSARHTTAFPPNPSTDRESLLDLSRELIAALITAQHRAREGKTEKRIGENAWWATKPRWGGGPGGPIGREIEAQSAKSTHDVILGDKDVPPPPVVPPSPAIPSSPAPPPSSAPSITSSLARRPYSSLSPSSSRSSSSSGSSSKRLKTKSAKDGKQNPIYDAYRRVQPPNSTWDKKAKYTAIGRVKTAGYDDIFVISGLFHHISVVRVRVPNRLLEVLEGDLNEIDKRGGRSWGKIEVRRSQWFDFFKVEERIEAVQLLWGLMAWLMREEETGQGAGDVVMSG; translated from the exons ATGTTTGGAAGTCTACATACCCTCA TTCCTGCCGCGCCGGTATTGTCCAACATCAAGCCCGAGGACATCCCACCGCCTACACCTATCAATTTTCCCCAATGCTATCCCCAGGTCCAGAATGACGATCAGCAACAAACCGACTCGGCTCCTGAGGGCCGGGCCCGGAAGCCGGTTACGAAGTTGCTGCAGAGCATAGTGCGGCCAACTGACCTGTCCATATCGCACCTGGAAGCCTTGGGAGTGCACGTCGTCCCGGACTCGCCCCCCCAGGAGCTCGTCCCAGACCCGTCCTTCATCCCGGACTTTGCTGCTTGGGATGCCCTCTCAGGTGAGGAGGCCCATCTGAAAAACGAATCTACCAGGAAACGTCTGAACAATGGCGCACTGTCCCCCGGCTGCCAGACTTACCTGGACCGGAAGCGTGAGCTGTCTATCGACAATGATGCCGCCTACCGGACCGTCCGTAGGTTGCCCGCCCCCAAAGGTCAACCTCAAGCTCGGTTAGGAAATGCCTATGAGTTCTACCGTCACCTCGAGCTGTTCACATCCTACTGGGATGACACCTCGAAACCAACACCGCCTGGGCCTAAGCCAGCAGAAACCACATCTTCAGAAACTGCCAGTGGCGCAGAAAGTGACGCCAAAGAGAAGGAAGACGatgccaacacccccaagaaAGCCCAATACTTCAGGACTTTTTCCGGTGACAAGATGCCCCCGGACTACCGCGGCGGCATGGtcaccgccttcctcaaGCTCGTAGCCTACGACTTTGGCTGCAACGTCACCTCCCCCCGTGTCGAACCCcgtctcctcatcaccaccaaccagtCTTCCCCCCGGTCTCGCAGTTCCTACTTTACCTCCGGATGCACATTCCTCTTCCgctcacccaccacccgTGAAGCCGCCCGCGCCGGTGTAGTCGAAGGCCCCCTCGCCACCGTCTCAGCCCGGcacaccaccgccttccccccaaacccctcaACAGACAGGGaatccctcctcgacctctccCGCGAGCTCATCGCAGCCCTCATCACAGCCCAGCACCGCGCCCGCGAAGGGAAAACAGAGAAACGTATCGGGGAAAACGCCTGGTGGGCCACCAAGCCCAGGTGGGGAGGCGGTCCGGGAGGTCCCATAGGAAGGGAAATCGAAGCCCAATCCGCCAAGTCAACCCACGACGTCATCCTCGGCGACAAGGacgtccctcctccccctgttgtccccccttctcctgctATTCCCTCTTCGCCagcaccccctccttcctcggcaCCATCAATAACCAGCTCCCTCGCCCGCCGGCCTTATTCTTCgctttccccctcctcctcaagaagTAGCTCCAGCTCTGGCTCAAGCTCGAAACGTCTAAAGACAAAGTCGGCCAAAGACGGAAAGCAAAACCCTATTTATGACGCGTACCGCCGTGTTCAACCTCCTAACTCGACGTGGGACAAAAAGGCAAAGTATACTGCTATTGGAAGGGTCAAAACAGCGGGGTATGATGATATTTTTGTCATTTCCGGGTTATTCCACCACATCAGCGTTGTCCGCGTCAGGGTGCCAAACAGGTTGTTGGAAGTGCTAGAGGGGGATTTGAACGAGATTGACaagagggggggaaggagctGGGGGAAGATTGAGGTGAGAAGGAGTCAGTGGTTTGACTTCttcaaggtggaggagaggatcgAGGCGGTGCAGCTGCTTTGGGGGCTTATGGCTtggttgatgagggaggaggagacggggcAGGGGGCAGGGGATGTGGTTATgagtggttga
- the MCA1_2 gene encoding Ca(2+)-dependent cysteine protease (COG:D; COG:O; EggNog:ENOG503NW3X; MEROPS:MER0039482), translated as MSGFPGAGYAGGYAPPPQQQYAGYYPPQNYGYQQAPPPQGQYGYQQPPLGQQYGYQQPPPQGYHQPPPQQQPPQQQPQYGRPNMPTVNSNSYVHGNHGAPPPPPQAPQHFGYGAPQGYAFQYSQCTGKRKALLIGINYFSQRGQLRGCINDVRNMSSYLVERFGYKREDMVILTDDQQNPMSQPTKQNILRAMHWLVKDARPNDSLFFHYSGHGGQTKDLDGDEEDGYDEVIYPVDFRQVGHITDDEMHRIMVRPLQAGVRLTAIFDSCHSGTALDLPYIYSTQGILKEPNLAKEAGQGLLGVISAYSQGDLSGVASNIMGFFKKASNGEDAHARTLATKTSRADVVMLSGSKDDQTSADATIASQATGAMSWAFINSLKKNPQQSYVQLLNSIRDELQTRYTQKPQLSCSHPLDTNLLFVM; from the exons ATGTCTGGGTTTCCTGGTGCCGGTTATGCGGGAGGATACGCTCCTCCGCCGCAACAGCAGTATGCTGGCTACTACCC TCCCCAGAACTACGGTTACCAGCAGGCCCCTCCACCTCAGGGCCAATATGGCTACCAACAACCTCCGCTAGGCCAGCAATATGGCTATCAGCAG CCGCCTCCACAAGGctaccaccaacccccaccgcaacagcaaccaccgcaacaacaaccacaataCGGACGACCGA ACATGCCGACCGTAAACTCCAACTCTTACGTTCACGGGAACCACGgtgcccctcctccgccaccccaaGCTCCTCAGCACTTTGGATATGGTGCTCCGCAAGGCTATGCCTTCCAGTACTCACAATGTACAGGGAAAAGGAAAGCTCTACTGATCGGAATCAACTACTTCTCGCAACGCGGCCAGCTTCGTGGGTGTATCAATGACGTTAGGAACATGTCCTCGTATCTGGTGGAAAGATTTGGCTACAAGCGAGAGGATATGGTCATTCTTACGGACGACCAGCAGAACCCCATGAGCCAACCGACCAAACAGAACATCTTGAGGGCTATGCATTGGCTCGTCAAGGATGCTCGCCCTAACGactcccttttcttccactacTCTGGTCACGGTGGTCAGACGAAGgatcttgatggtgacgaggaggacggaTATGACGAGGTCATCTACCCGGTCGACTTCCGGCAAGTCGGGCACATCACGGATGACGAGATGCACAGAATCATGGTGCGCCCACTACAAGCAGGCGTTCGCTTGACAGCCATCTTCGACTCGTGCCATTCCGGAACCGCGCTCGATCTTCCCTACATCTACTCCACCCAGGGTATCCTCAAGGAGCCCAACCTTGCCAAGGAGGCCGGCCAAGGTCTTCTCGGTGTTATTTCCGCCTACAGCCAGGGCGATCTCAGTGGTGTTGCCAGCAATATCATGGGTTTCTTTAAGAAGGCCAGCAATGGCGAAGATGCCCACGCCCGTACCCTCGCGACGAAGACCTCGCGTGCCGATGTTGTCATGTTGTCCGGAAGCAAAGACGACCAGACTTC TGCCGACGCCACGATTGCTTCTCAAGCGACTGGAGCCATGTCCTGGGCCTTTATCAACTCGCTCAAAAAGAACCCCCAGCAGAGCTATGTGCAGCTCCTCAATAGCATCCGCGACGAGCTACAGACGCGTTACACCCAAAAGCCGCAGCTCTCGTGCAGTCACCCTCTTG ATACGAACTTGCTCTTTGTCATGTGA
- a CDS encoding hypothetical protein (COG:S; EggNog:ENOG503NUXR), producing MSSPWSLLLQHVSRKKTLVRQVMGTSAFSAFNNGSFGTVSQANGGSPAVSPQHTVTAMGRWSILNKQLPVFKTPLPNPKIWNNPTIGTLSNPDAFVNGGWWHDSRILAATGEGIAKEEPRAWEGWWNEKIVELVQLSTQQKDAFCVLLTGRSESGFSELIKRIVKSKGLEFDMVCLKPAVGPDNQHFTSTLDFKEKYLRALMETYRHAKEIRIYEDRIKHVKSFQTFLANFNEQQDTSPTRGPINGEVIHVADMAAYLDPVVEVAEVRSIIKDHNASLTKRRRGSRGERWVIKRQVFWTGYLISSTDTRRLLDLMPIPNLPDSEIKLHANNIMICPRPCPEDLLRKVGGWGKRMSWEVSGTACFEDNVWAVSLKPVPADASYHTGNPVPLVVLALRRGARHADAAKIQHWKPVSPEQAFVFETKVAEKVLLRIDGTSHREGSYDGGYFRGAKRKHTAHEDDFRSRQGNHHHHPPTGAGGGGRNFNSNNNNQNNFPQASRGGNRGGGGGFGRGGGRGGGGNFRGQRGGAPKGARGGRGGGDRGGHHTHHYKSLDDVGGRDSQGGFAAMYEDTQQPIPKGPSNPSNPGFYHANNQQNNKSNNNGGYQGGGGGGGYQAGGGDGVGNYY from the exons ATGAGCTCGCCATGGTCCTTACTCCTGCAACACGTCTCGCGTAAGAAAACATTGGTACGACAAGTCATGGGAACATCAGCCTTTTCCGCCTTCAACAATGGCAGTTTTGGCACCGTCAGTCAAGCCAATGGCGGCAGTCCTGCTGTAAGCCCCCAACATACTGTCACTGCGATGGGCAGGTGGTCCATCCTCAACAAGCAGCTCCCAG TCTTCAAAACCCCTTTACCCAATCCCAAGATCTGGAACAACCCAACGATAGGCACACTCTCGAACCCCGATGCGTTTGTAAACGGTGGATGGTGGCACGATTCCCGGATTCTCGCCGCGACGGGCGAAGGCATCGCGAAAGAGGAGCCGCGCGCatgggagggatggtggaACGAGAAGATTGTCGAGCTCGTCCAACTGAGCACACAACAAAAGGATGCTTTCTGCGTCCTGTTGACCGGTCGATCCGAATCCGGTTTCAGTGAACTGATTAAGCGGATAGTAAAGAGCAAGGGTCTCGAGTTCGACATGGTTTGTCTCAAGCCCGCCGTCGGCCCTGATAACCAGCATTTCACCAGCACACTCGACTTCAAGGAGAAATATCTCAGAGCTTTGATGGAAACATACAGACATGCGAAAGAGATTCGTATCTACGAAGACAGAATAAAGCACGTCAAGAGCTTTCAGACTTTCTTGGCGAACTTCAACGAGCAACAGGATACCTCGCCGACGAGAGGCCCGATCAATGGGGAAGTGATTCACGTGGCAGACATGGCAGCCTATCTCGACCCGGTGGTGGAAGTGGCCGAGGTTCGGTCCATTATCAAAGATCACAACGCGTCACTGACCAAGAGACGACGCGGCTCCCGAGGCGAGCGCTGGGTGATCAAAAGACAAGTTTTCTGGACGGGGTATCTAATCTCTAGCACCGACACGCGACGGTTGCTGGACCTAATGCCAATCCCCAACCTTCCCGACAGCGAGATTAAGCTGCATGCTAATAACATCATGATTTGCCCTCGTCCTTGTCCGGAGGATCTGCTTCGGAAAGTCGGTGGTTGGGGCAAGAGGATGAGCTGGGAAGTCAGTGGCACGGCTTGCTTTGAAGACAACGTCTGGGCTGTTTCTCTGAAGCCTGTCCCTGCAGACGCGTCATACCACACTGGAAACCCGGTCCCACtggtcgtcctcgccctcagGAGGGGCGCGAGACACGCGGATGCCGCAAAGATTCAGCATTGGAAGCCGGTTTCTCCGGAGCAGGCGTTTGTGTTTGAGACAAAGGTTGCCGAGAAAGTGCTGCTGCGCATTGATGGGACGAGTCATAGGGAGGGTTCTTACGACGGCGGCTACTTTAGAGGAGCGAAGAGGAAGCATACCGCTCATGAGGATGATTTCCGGTCGAGACAGGggaaccatcaccaccatcctccgactggtgctggtggcggtgggaggaATTTCAATAGCAATAATAACAACCAAAATAACTTTCCACAGGCCAGTCGGGGAGGGAAtcggggaggtggcggtggttttggtcggggtggtggaagaggaggtggtggaaactTCAGGGGCCAACGCGGAGGGGCTCCTAAGGGGGCCCGCGGCGGTCGTGGTGGGGGAGACAGGGGAGGTCATCACACTCATCACTACAAGTCGCTTGACGATGTTGGCGGGAGAGATAGCCAGGGAGGGTTTGCAGCCATGTACGAGGATACACAGCAGCCTATCCCCAAGGGGCCTTCGAATCCCTCTAACCCTGGATTCTACCATGCGAATAATCAGCAAAATAACAAGTCGAATAATAACGGTGGGTatcaaggcggcggcggcgggggaggttatcaagctgggggaggtgacgggGTAGGAAATTATTACTGA
- a CDS encoding hypothetical protein (COG:A; EggNog:ENOG503P6P3), with protein MGVFAKRSMAKTRRRRRDLDQIASDIASPRHLELYKETKDVEDLPSLGQHYCIPCAKWFDSETNLTSHKKGKPHRRQLKQLKDGAFTHKEANAASGLGVDNGPVKPKMDMEIDIA; from the exons ATGGGGGTCTTTGCAAAACGTTCGATGGCCAAGACGAGGCGGAGACGTCG CGACCTGGACCAGATTGCCTCTGACATTGCCTCTCCAAGACATCTTGAGCTCTACAAGGAGACCAAGGATGTAGAGGATCTCCCCAGTCTGGGGCAGCACTACTGCATCCCATGCGCCAAGTGGTTCGACAGCGAGACCAACCTGACCTCTcacaagaagggcaagcCTCATAGGAGACA ATTGAAGCAGCTCAAGGATGGCGCTTTCACTCACAAAGAGGCGAACGCTGCTTCGGGTCTCGGGGTGGACAACGGCCCTGTGAAGCCCAAGATGGACATGGAGATCGATATTGCTTAA
- the ACO1 gene encoding Aconitate hydratase mitochondrial (COG:C; COG:E; EggNog:ENOG503NV17), whose amino-acid sequence MMATRQLLGAARSRAVGSASLGLRRTMATVSDSALDKKVKQNNWEEGNFINYKKMSENLAIVRSRLNRPLAYAEKILYSHLDDPHGQEIERGVSYLRLRPDRVACQDATAQMAILQFMSAGMPSVANPTTVHCDHLIEAQQGGEKDLARAVGINKEVYDFLASACGMFSLGFWKPGSGIIHQILLENYAFPGGLLIGTDSHTPNAGGLGMAAIGVGGADAVDVMANLPWELKAPKVIGVKLTGSLSGWTSPKDIILKVAGILTVKGGTGAIVEYFGPGVDSLSATGMGTICNMGAEIGATTSLFPFNDRMYDYLKATKRTEIGDFARSYAKELRQDDGAEYDQLIEINLSELEPHINGPFTPDLATPISKFAEAAKANNWPDEVKVGLIGSCTNSSYEDMSRAASIARDALNHGIKSKALFTVTPGSEQIRATIARDGQLQTFEEFGGVVLANACGPCIGQWDRQDVKKGEANSIISSYNRNFTGRNDGNPATHSFVTSPDLVVAMSIAGSLSFNPLTDTLKDKDGKDFKLSPPTGNGLPERGYDPGQDTYQAPPKDRANVTVQVSPTSDRLQLLSPFNAWDGKDATDMPILIKAQGKTTTDHISMAGPWLKYRGHLDNISNNMLIGAINAANGEANKIKNFTTGEWDAVPAVARDYKAKGIRWVVIGDWNYGEGSSREHAALEPRHLGGLAIITRSFARIHETNLKKQGMLPLTFSDPADYDRINPDDKVDILCTELAVGKPITLRVKPANGEAFEIPLSHTFNEAQIEWFKNGSALNTMAKKAKN is encoded by the exons ATGATGGCTACTCGTCAGCTCCTGGGCGCTGCCCGGAGCCGCGCTGTCGGCAGCGCGAGCCTGGGCCTCCGGCGCACCATGGCTACCGTCTCCGACTCTGCCCTTGACAAGAAG GTCAAGCAGAACaactgggaggagggcaacTTCATCAACTACAAGAAGATGTCTGAGAACCTCGCCATTGTCCGTTCCAGACTCAACCGTCCTCTCGCCTATGCCGAGAAGATTCTCTACTCCCACTTGGACGATCCCCATGGACAGGAGATCGAGCGTGGTGTCTCCTACCTCAGACTTCGCCCCGACCGCGTTGCCTGCCAGGATGCTACCGCCCAGATGGCCATCCTTCAGTTCATGTCCGCCGGCATGCCCTCCGTCGCCAACCCCACTACCGTCCACTGCGACCACTTGATTGAGGCTCAgcagggtggtgagaaggaTTTGGCTCGCGCTGTTGGTATCAACAAGGAGGTCTACGACTTCCTTGCCTCTGCTTGCGGTATGTTCTCCCT CGGTTTCTGGAAGCCCGGCTCTGGTATCATTCATCAGATTCTTTTGGAGAACTATGCTTTCCCCGGTGGTCTCCTTATCGGCACTGATTCCCATACCCCCAACGCTGGT GGTCTCGGTATGGCTGCCATTGGTGTCGGTGGTGCTGACGCTGTCGATGTTATGGCCAACCTCCCCTGGGAGTTGAAGGC TCCCAAGGTTATCGGTGTTAAGCTGACTGGCTCTCTCTCTGGCTGGACTTCTCCCAAGGATATCATTCTCAAGGTTGCTGGCATTCTCACCGTCAAGGGTGGCACTGGTGCCATCGTTGAGTACTTCGGCCCTGGTGTCGACAGCTTGTCTGCCACTGGTATGGGTACCATCTGCAACATGGGTGCTGAGATTGgtgccaccacctccctcttccccttcaacGACCGCATGTACGACTACCTCAAGGCCACCAAGCGTACCGAGATCGGTGACTTCGCCCGCTCTTACGCCAAGGAGCTCCGCCAGGATGACGGTGCCGAGTACGACCAGCTCATCGAGATCAACCTCTCTGAGCTCGAGCCCCATATCAACGGTCCCTTCACTCCCGATCTTGCTacccccatctccaagttcgccgaggctgccaaggccaacaacTGGCCCGATGAGGTCAAGGTCGGTCTTATCGGCTCTTGCACCAACTCCTCGTACGAGGATATGTCCCGCGCCGCCTCCATCGCCCGCGATGCCCTCAACCACGGCATCAAGTCCAAGGCTCTCTTCACCGTCACCCCCGGTTCCGAGCAGATTCGCGCCACCATTGCCCGTGATGGCCAGCTCCAGACCTTCGAGGAGTTCGGTGGTGTCGTTCTTGCCAACGCTTGCGGCCCCTGCATTGGTCAGTGGGATCGTCAGGACGTGAAGAAGGGCGAGGCCaactccatcatctcttccTACAACCGTAACTTCACCGGCCGTAACGATGGTAACCCCGCCACTCACTCCTTCGTCACCTCCCCCgatctcgtcgtcgccaTGTCCATTGCcggctctctctccttcaaccccctcaccgATACCCTGAAGgacaaggatggcaaggacTTCAAgctctctcctcccaccggcaACGGTCTCCCCGAGAGAGGCTACGACCCCGGCCAGGACACCTACCAGGCTCCCCCTAAGGACCGTGCCAACGTCACTGTCCAggtctcccccacctccgaCCGTCTCCAGCTCCTCTCTCCCTTCAACGCTTGGGACGGCAAGGATGCCACTGACATgcccatcctcatcaaggCCCAGGGcaagaccaccaccgatCACATTTCTATGGCCGGTCCTTGGCTCAAGTACCGTGGTCATCTCgacaacatctccaacaacaTGTTGATTGGTGCCATCAACGCTGCCAACGGTGAGgccaacaagatcaagaactTCACCACTGGTGAGTGGGATGCCGTCCCCGCTGTTGCCCGTGACTACAAGGCCAAGGGCATCCGTTGGGTCGTTATCGGTGATTGGAACTACGGTGAGGGTTCTTCTCGTGAGCACGCCGCTCTTGAGCCCCGCCACCTTGGTGgtctcgccatcatcacccgcTCTTTCGCTCGTATCCACGAGACCAACCTCAAGAAGCAGGGTATGCTTCCTCTCACCTTCTCCGACCCCGCCGACTACGACAGGATCAACCCCGATGACAAGGTCGACATCCTCTGCACTGAGCTTGCTGTTGGCAAGCCCATCACTCTCCGTGTCAAGCCCGCCAACGGTGAGGCTTTCGAGATCCCCCTCTCGCACACCTTCAACGAGGCCCAGATTGAATGGTTCAAGAACGGTTCCGCTCTCAACAccatggccaagaaggccaagaactAA
- the RBD2 gene encoding putative rhomboid protease (EggNog:ENOG503NUH4; MEROPS:MER0034660; COG:S) has translation MPPNITALNTTRARTYVFRLPLFTRVVIIAIVGFWLAGLQSIVDIQQWGALIPDEMGVATLYRMNTFPFIHLNIFHAVMNILALTPLMERFEAEYGTLNCLALFFGPLTTIPAFLYVGLEKFVLGNNVAVMGASMWVFLLLGVEAVKTYKVNPNFVIGTYSIPTWTTPIWVLFAMVVLVPSSSFWGHAAGLVVGYGAGLGYVKYLAPPEKILRWIEGKLNLLGRLPHYVSIDQKTYGRFGVLPSNNTPAAASPGVALGLVGSTQRLGP, from the exons ATGCCACCCAACATCACCgcgctcaacaccacccgcgCGCGAACTTACGTCTTCCGGCTGCCGCTGTTTACACGAGTGGTAATAATTGCGATTGTTGGATTCTGGCTGGCGGGGTTACAGAGCATCGTTGATATTCAACAATGGGGGGCGCTGATACCGGACGAGATGGGAGTTGCTACTC TATACCGCATGAACACCTTTCCATTTATCCACCTCAACATTTTCCACGCTGTGATGAACATACTCGCCTTGACACCTCTGATGGAGAGGTTTGAGGCTGAGTACGGCACGCTGAACTGCCTGGCGTTATTCTTTGGGC CATTAACAACCATCCCCGCGTTTCTGTACGTCGGTTTGGAGAAATTCGTTTTGGGTAACAACGTTGCGGTCATGGGTGCGAGCATGTGGGTGTTTTTGCTGCtcggggtggaggcggtCAAGACTTACAAGGTCAATCCGAACTTTGTCATTGGGACGTACAGTATTCCTACTTGGACGACGCCGATTTGGGTGCTGTTtgcgatggtggtgttggtgccgaGCTCGAGCTTTTGGGGACATgcggctgggttggtggttggttatGGTG CTGGTTTGGGCTATGTTAAGTACCTTGCGCCACCAGAGAAGATTCTGAGATGGATCGAGGGGAAGCTGAATCTGCTGGGGAGACTGCCGCACTATGTGAGCATTGACCAGAAGACGTATGGCAGGTTTGGAGTGCTGCCTTCGAATAAcacccctgctgctgcttcacCAGGTGTtgcgttggggttggtcgGGAGTACCCAGAGGTTAGGACCTTAG